From the genome of Scleropages formosus chromosome 25, fSclFor1.1, whole genome shotgun sequence:
AATGACCGCAATAATGATAGTGTAGTAATTTCTCCTGTGATAGTGAAGAGTTATGTAATAATATAACTTTACTTTGCTTCTCAGACATGCAGGGTTGCAGATCAGAGACTTAGTACATGAGGCTGTTGACTCTGTGCCCCTGCATGCAGTTCCACCTCCAGCCACTAGATGATGCTGTTTGCTCGAAAACCCACATGCCTCAAAACCGAACGTTAGGGAGCAACTAAAACTCAGTGCGTTTTGACTGTTTTagtgaaacattttcctttaagGGTAAAATGTGGTTTTGAAGAAAATACCATCGGTAcatatttgttacattacagtacTTTACTCTACGAATTTTCAACTCGCAAGGCGATGATGCGTTTGTTGTTGCCACCTGCTACTACTGCACAGTCTGCTGTACTTTTCTCACACTCCCCAAATCCCACAAACGTAAAATAGTCTCCCGCTCCACGCTCGAGGCCGAAGCTTCTGGAACGCACCCCTCCCACAAAATTATAAACGAACAAGtcaataaatggataaattgacGGATATTTTCtaccgttaaaaaaaaaaatcacctcaaAATAACCGTTTcgaatgtttaaaaataactggCATTTTGTTTCACATAATTATCATGGTTTTTGGGTTTCTCTCTGTCAGGGTTTTCAGCATCATGGGACAACAAAAAATGCTCCATTTTATTAGAGAAAAGTGAGGTTTCCTTCTTCTGTTATTATCCATTGTTGCCTTGATACTTCTGTTGAAAGCAGCTTACTGTTTTTACCAAATTTAGGGTAATACTACATTGCTTGAAGAGcctacaaattacatttacatgtattcatttaacagacacttctccaaagcgacgtacatctcgtagaaaatacaatgtgttcattacattagctgAAATAGAGACaaagttgcagacgtgtgattcttatgtacagttagtttgtttctttccaccataatatgaaccaatgtccatcacacgagtagctgcataaaattttatcagaatatccacgattcctggtaaccttcctagtaattttttttttcttgggattcatataaacatttacgttacattacggGAGTATccgtgtaaaggtttatccggacatGATCTGAAAGTTATGgcgcacgaacatttacaccttacatgaactgaagggatgatgggcgaagtgagccTTACTAGGTAGGCCTACATTTAGCCACGTGCAGTCTTTCTCTTCCGCAGATGTGCTGATGTTTGAAACGGAGGACCTCGTTCTGCGGAAGAACGAGAAGAACTTTGTGCTGTGCCTGCTGGAGGTGGCCCGCAGAGCCTCCCGCTTTGGCATGGCAGCACCGCTTCTCATCCGAATGGAGGAGGAGATAGAGCAGGAGATTCATGAAGACCTGCATGTGCCGGATGAGGGAAAAGCGCTGCCCGGAGCACAGCGTTGGGCGTCCGACTTCGAGAATCTCGATGAAATGGTGAAGAACACTTAACGTGAAGCTCCCCAGAACGTAACATCATGAATGTTGAATTCCATTCGGTTCACTCCATCACTGTAAGAGTCTGTACCGTTGCTAAAGGTTGTCCCATAATTTAcgataaaaagtaaaattgcagacaaacaaataaaagcattatacaTTTGCAAATTATCCGTTTGACTTAgcaatgtggaaaaaagtaGTTGCACATTTTTAGACATATGGTTCTTAGATCTTTCTTCTCATAGTCAGACAAATACTTGTTTACTCCTTTTTACTGGTGGTAAATATTAATAATCAGTGTACTACGATGAACTTACATGTTTTCAAAGGTtagaaagatttttaaaaaacgaTAAAAAGATAActtatttatagtttattttctcaaaaaatcCTTAAATTAAATTCCTTATAATTTTTCAACAATTTTTGTCTCCAGCAGAGCAAACATTTGTGTTTAACAATGTGTTTAGCAGATACTTCTTTCCAGAACATCTTATGACTTGGCGTAATAAAAACTACTGTTTCGCTGCAGACAAAGAGAcatttagatacagacacatgatttaTGGAGCGCAATTtgtttgtctgacaccaccatttCTGCAGCTACATGCGTAGTTGCTTTTAGAATTGAGTCTGAGAGGAATTGAAGAAGATTATTATGACAGGCAGTGTAATGGAAATTTTTACAAATTCATGTAGCTATTAAgagatcagcagagaagtgGGACTGAAATAGAtgtggtttgagacccttcttaaatccTGGAATgcatttagcagttctgagggagagagggagctcattccaccacactggagtcaAAACTGAGAACGCAGAGAATTTCAATTTCACACCCCTTGTGACAGGGACCACTGAGTGGCCAAAGATGGAGGAGcttagcagtctggctggggtatATGGCGTGATTACATCTTTTAGGAAGCCCAGTGCCGATCTTGTAGGCCACAGGAACCCAAtggagagaggaggaaggaaTGCTTTGGTAAGTCAGATACAACTCATGCTGCAGTATTTTGGATCAgatggagaggtttgatggcagaggccagacaGGGGGCATTGCAACAGTCTAGgcgggatatcaccatggcctgtaCCAGGAGCTTTGTAGAGTGTAACGTGCAATACAAGTTGGTTCTGCAGATGTTATATGGGAGGTATCTGCAAGATCCGGTTATGGCTTCATTGtgttgggagaagcagagacttgagCCAGTTTTTATAATTCCAGGCTCTTCACTGATGAATTGGATGAAATTAGTGAATTTGCCAGTTTAATAGAGAGTTTCTGACAGGTATATGGGCCTGTGGGGAGATGGAGGACCTCAGTCTTGGAATGACTTTGTGGATTTGTACATGGTGGTTGGTCATCCATGCAGAATTGTCAAGGAGGCTGGCTGCAGGGTACTTCTCTATTGGCTaggggaaaagagaaaaagctgTGTACCATCAGCACAGTATGGATAAGAGAATCTGTGAGAAGCAATTGAAAGACCTGATAGAAGGAGTGTACATGGAAAAGTGTAAGGGGCCCAGAACTAAGctctgtggaacaccagttaaGAGAGACTGAGGGGAGGGCAAAGCTGCATCAAAGCACCTGTTTTAAAGGTATATGGGAATCAACCAAAAGAGAGTGATAAGCGTGTGAATACGAGTGTGGGAATATGGCCTTAATTCAGCTCATTTCCAGGCCCGTGTTAAGAGTATTAACAACTCACGTCTGGTGTTCATGATTAGTGATCAATGACAAGATGATAAATATTTGTGATGCACATTTTTGGGATGGATTGGTCAACAACTGTAATTGAATTATAGTTTGTTGaggatatgtattttttatttttagtaatgtTACATTAGTTGTAGTTTTGATGTTAAGATGAAAAACTTCACAGagtattttatgtttattgtaaatatatcCAGGATTGTTATAAAACCTATCAACATAGAATAGTTGAGATGTCTGcataattaaacttttattgtttGTGACACAGTGTTGAACAAAGTTATGAACGGTGCTGGTCGTGTTTGTATGTTGAGGAGTAACTGCATGAGGAAAAAACTTAAGTGTTAACTGGTCCTTTGACTGAACTTTGGGTTCTtggctgctttgtttgtttcattactTGTGCAGCGCTCACTTTGGCAGTTTCAATGAAAAACTGCCTATGAGACATTGTCAAGGGCAAAGAAtactatgtttttgttttgtctggtGCCTCTGGAAGACACCGAGGAGAACTTTTCTCATTATTGCTGTCAGGATGATTTATGGGATATCGAGTCATTTGTTTCTGACAGTCaccaatatttattattttcagggATGAATACAGAGACCAACAGCTGAAGAAATACTGTGGCTCACTTGCACGTCTAGGATGAAGAAATtatgttctctctgtctgttggtttCTTTTAACGTGTCCAGGTCCAGCATCTTGTGAGCCGTTGCACCTGCCCCACTCAGTTCCCCATGGTAAAGGTGTCAGAGGGCAAGTACAGGGTGGGCGACTCGTCCACTCTCATCTTTGTACGGGTACATCAGCCAgttctgtttgcatttttcattttatcattggTCCATTGTCACGTGCAACTTGTATTAAAAGCCTTTTATTTACTAtcagtcattttttattttcttgctttCCATATGCTTGGGAGTTTTTGGGCTATGAACCTGTCCCAAGGCTGCAATAAAGTTTTCCTTCCTGGGATCTGACACTGTCATCATCTTTTCTTCTGAAAGCTTTACGTCTGAAATACTTCTAACTGGACCAAAACCCCCTATAACTGTCCATGGTTTTAGTTTTCCAGTTTCACATTAAATGTTTAACTTCTATTTCGTGCAACTGATTTTCACATAGCGTCTCTTTTATGAAACATCACAATGTCTCTTAGACAGAGGTTGACAGCTGGCGTGGGCTTGAGGGAAGAGAAGCTGAGCGGGTGCACCATAACTGTGCTGTGATCGTGTGCTTCCTTCCAGATCCTGAGGAATCATGTGATGGTGCGAGTGGGCGGCGGCTGGGACACGCTGGAGCATTACCTGGACAAACACGACCCCTGCCGCTGCACCTCTCTAAGTGGGTGTCACCAGGGGATGGGCTAGTCGGTGGGATGCTTGACAAAAAGGGATTTGTAGCTGTTTGGAAAATACTGGGGTTCATCCATCTAAACCAACGATGAGCACCACCTCTGCTGTGAACGTTAGTTAAGAAATTCTCATCCAGGTCTCTGCCGTGCGACGCGAGCTGCGTTTGACCCAGGGATCACAATCGGCCCATGTTCTCCCGGGTGAAGGTGCCTGATGAAGGCAGTATCCCACAGATTACATCTCCTCTGATAGTGACACATAAGAACCGAACAATTATTTAAGACTAAATGGGGAGAAAAGGGTTTTTAAAAGTACTAagatgttgttttttctttatacagGATAGGCTGATTCTCAATGCACTTGGTACTAAAAGCCACTAGATGGGAGGCTTTACCGTAATAAGAAGCTAATCCGCCCTGCTTTGTACCTTTGAAGAGTGTTTCCACAAAATAAGGAATACAGGAATGCAAATACTTCTCGTCCTtgactttcttctttttcatatGAAACAATGTGGTGTTTTTCTGTAAGCTCTTATATAAGGGAGAACTAAACTGAgcagagaaaaactgaaaagatgtTGAGCAAATAagttttttcagctgtttaccAGACAGtttaattcaaagtaaaaacataAGGTTCACACTTTGTCACCTATTCACACAGAAGGTATTATGATGAAGTTATTCAGGAAAAGTACAGCGGTGCAGATAAAATAGCATATTCATATGGTGTGGAATCTGTAAAGCTTGTGGGCCATCAAAGAGTGatactgtttttttattcttctgtcaAATATTGTAGTCACAGCATGTTTAAAAGAAGAGACACTATAGTACTAATTTGCAGAAGAACATGGTGCTACCATTTATTTCCCAgaagtttttctttcttaataaTTACAAGAAGGGAtgcaagtgcatttcaccaacagatagGGAGCTCGaaatgcagaggaaaaaaactcTTGGGTCAATGTGTCACATGCCCTCGtgtaaaccagcatacattacactgGTAGTGGCGTGTGgagtttttctttaaacagataatatagTACGTGTTTATGGAGCACACAAAAGcgagtccaaaagagatgtgtttgagaaccttcttgaatgttgagggagattcagcagttctgagtgagagaggacaGTACAGAGAGAATTGTAGAGTTAATGTCTTTGGTATGTCTTACCCTCTGACCTCAGGCCACAAGCAGTCCAGGTCAGGTCTCCAGCATCCCGCTGCTCCTGTTCATGGGGTCATGGCTCGTGTTGGCCAGAATGGGACGCAAACCACGCTGCTGGTGAGCCGCTTGCAGTCGCCGCCTCCGCCAGTGTGCTGGAGCTCTTCGGGACCCACCCAGTCGGTGAAACCGGGCAGTACGAGTGCCTCTCTTCGCCACGCATCCTCTCCGGAACCTGGCAGCAGGGCCAATATGGAGCCCAGGCCACCAACTCCCAGCAGGCAAGTAGGCTATGGGTGTCCCATCAGGGATGGAATGGTGTCTTTTCTCAAAAGTCACTGAGGCACAGAACGGAGGTGGAGACCGCTGGAGTCCATGAATAATACAAACCCTCCTGCAGGATACAGGCGGCATTTACAGGTGTCAAACCGCAACCTGACCTCAATCACTGTGAGGTTGTGTAGCAGGGGATTTGTCATCTGTCACAGAAAACCATCATTACTCGCAGGCTGATTCTAGACAAAGAGAGGATACTTCAGTGTCACACGCTTATTTGTAGAAGTCAATGACATTTACATACGACAGTACTTggaggggagtgcggtggcacagcaggcttggcggggtcccgctctccggcgggtctggggttccagccctgcttggggtgccttgcgaaggactgacTTTTTGtagatttaaacaaaaaaaaaaaaatgtttttcaaaaacatatccagctgtatgaaaaggTTGAAAAGACCTGAATCATGAAGTGTGTTTGGTCGTTATTCTAATGAGTGGATGACAAGTCTTTAGTAGTTTGGGAATTTGGCCCTTCAGCACATTTAAAATGcgtgcacattttcagaattgtttGAAAAGTACTTACTCCAGTGCTTGGGAAAAGAACAAGAGGAGAAAATTACTGTGGGAAAATACGAGGTGAAGTCTGTGGTGCACGGTGGAGGATTTCCAATGGATGCTTATGTTGACCTTTCGGTTGATGTATTTGACTTTTTGCAgtttaatgtattgtttaaaacattgtttataCCGGAAAGGGAAATAACCGTTTCATTTCTGCAGATATTTTagcatatttaatatataattgtATTTGTCATATGTAAAGTATAATTGTATTATGGAAGTGTAAAATATAAACCTCCAAACTATACAGTTATAACTGTTTGTATGGTTTGGAggtttatattttacatttccataatcTGATATTTGAAGCTATAGCTGTAAAGCACATAAAATTatcattattctttatttagctttgCCCAAGGCTACTTGCAAGGGTAATTTGTGCCAGCAAAAACAGAGCTCACCAGGTTGCAAGACCACTGTCTGATGACAGCCTGGGATGAAATAGTGCTGCAATCAACACAATCAGCCTAGCCCCAAATATACAATCATTTAGCATTTCAAATCAGTTTTCTAATAGTACTCGTTACAGTGTGTATAGTTAGCACAGTGATAAAAGGCAGTTGCTAATGCATTATACTGAGAAATGCAATgtggcaactgaggaaaggaaaacataaaaactcTCAGGCCAGGGACATGGGAGAAAAATAAGCCTTGGGGGTTTCAAgttccagtggctgcccacccgtCCTGGGCGTTCTAGTGTAATACGATATGCTGGCGCCACTACAGCGGAGAAGTACACGTCTATCAGCTGGTGCCGAATATATGTCAGTGTCATTCCCAGGTGGCTCATGTGAAGTGTCAGGGAAGGTGTTGTGACACCCCAGCAAGGAAGACACTGGACTAGTGAAGGTGGAAAAATCCAGATGAACAGTTGAATAAACAAGAGAGTCATTAAGTTTAGAGGGTGGTCAGATGTTTTCGGAGAAGCAAGCACTACTATGGGAAAGCAGTGGGAGAAGCTGTTTAAGGTGGTCCAAGAAGAGAGAACGAGAGACCTGGTTCTGAGAAAAGgcaggcagagagagagcggAGGTTCCACCGAGGGCAAGCTGGAGAAGTTAGAGACCTGAAGTTGTGAGGGGCCGAGCTGTGAAGGCATGCTGCGTTATGGTAGGTGTGTGTATAATGCAGCACATTATACagtagcagcattttgtatgAGCTGGTGAGGGTAGATGGCAGATGCAGGAAGACCTGTCAAAAGGGAATTGCAGTAGTCAAGCTTGGAGACCATGACAAGGAGATGGAGCACAGTCATCGAGGAAGGTGTGGATAGGAAAAAAGACGACATGTTTAGGCCAGTCAAGAAATGTGGTCATCATAGTTGAAAGATTCATCCAACTGTACACCAAGGATGAAAGTGAAAGGGTGATGCTGTCAAGCAAAATGTTGAATAGGAGGTCTGTGGAAGGATTTGCTGAGGGTGGTAGATGATGTCAGATGTGGACATCTGAACTTTCAAATGATGGTCAGTTCTCCAAGAAGAGATGTCTGAAAGAACCTTTGCCATCAAAGACATGAGAATTGAAGGAACTGTAGTaccttttaatttattcatcctTCTCATGTGATCCTACAGCCTCAATGCAATGATTGGATTTTATGCTGTAATCTGAAGTACTGAAAAAATTTCACCTGGAATAGTCTTATTAAAGGATTTATTAACGTTTACAATTGTGAAAGGTGGATATTAGTATAACTGTGTTGCCTGTACTGGCATGGATTGTGTTAGTGTGTTAATGCACGCTGTGAACGTCTTCCATGCTTCTGGTGCATgagacaaaatattaaaacatcagAAATATGACGACAGATTACAGATTGCATGTAAGGCTATCAGAAATTCAGGGGTGGAATTGGTTAAGGCTGAAGGATTTATCAAAGCTAGTAAAATTGATACCCTTAGGACCCAGTCCTGTAATACGCTGTTGATATTTCCTTGTTCAGACAACCTAACTGTACCAGACTTCAACTCACTTGATCTTTGTTCATTaagttatttgtttatttatgtagtCCTGAGAATGGCAGCTTTCAGCAAGTCTATTTTTCATGGATTCTGTTTTTCATAGCTGTTTGTGGCAGAAGGCCAGCTTCATCTCTAATCTACATCCTTCTTTTCTTCTGGGCTGGTCCCTGAGCAAAGGAAAAGATGTTGTACACCGTCGATCTGATGTGGCCGGCGGACCGAGATTCAGCCCGTAAATTATTCGGTGGGAACACGTCACGAATGTATTGATCAGAAAACTTCAGATTCGGGCTCTCGGGAGCGAGTTGGTTTTGGTTTGTTGTGATTTTATGCCATTTCAGCTCTCGAGGGGAGCCAGGGATTAGGGAATCGGCGGAATTCCGCACTCTTCTTGGACAGAGTGCTCGCAGAGCGATGGCTGGATGCGTCTCTTAAGAAGTGACTTGCAGACCTGGGGCCCTGATTTCCAAATAATATCTGCCATTCTGCTAAGAGTGACCTGCACTGTTTCAGAGTCtggattttattatttaaacccaaaaacagaagtagtgcagacACTGTAGATGGATTCATTCCATCTTTCATTTCTAGGCTGTCCATTGGAATTAAGAACTCTTACCAGATTCCCTATAGTAACCATTCTTTGCATTAATGCAATGACAAAGGAAGTTAGATAAATTACATCATATCTTTGGACTCGAATATGAATATGATAGTTTATTATATAAGTTATACTAACCTGAAATTGTGCCTCGTCGTATACTGGATGACAAATTGTTTTTGACTTGAGACTCGAGGTAAGAATTTTCATAGAAGAAAATCCACGTGATGGACACTTAAGACTGTCCTACTTTTTGCTCCACTACTGTTTTGGTTGTCATTCAGGTTTAACATCTGTATGTATCAGTACAGCCCTAAACAATGTATAAAAAACAAGTGTAAAAAGGATTTTTACCGCTGGCTGGAAAATTTGTGTGCATCTCATTTAACGCTTTTTACCTGCATATTGAAAATGGTAttttgataaaaaataaattttgttcaATAACATTCCTTTACATCAAACACAAGTCTGAATGCCACacaatatattgcacaataCGCAATATATTGTGTGGctttcattgtaaaatatgCTAGACTCATGTAGATTTTATTCTGCATAAGTAAATATTCTCTTCTGATTATGCAGTTATTCAAGGTTGGAATAATTCTGTTATGTtcgtgaacagcatgtccttcaCATATTTAGCGAGCTATTTAgggcaaatatttaaatttacataatgTCACTTTTAAATTCTTAAACCTAAAATACACTAGAATTGAAGAGCACGTAATTTTCTTTAGAACTGGTCTGGTGCCATgtgttcttgtacatatatCATCAGTGCAGATGAATTATATATCAATCATATATTTGCCATGAAATATTTACGATACAGAGTTTCAGCCGTAGCTCTTGGCTTTTCTGAGTTTGATGCGACTCATTTGCAAGGCTGTGCAGACAACCCTGGGAAAGGTGTACTGGGAAATGATTGTGTTTTCGTGCTTTCAGGGCGAGGGAGAGAACAGCCATGCTTTCCGGCCGACAGCCACCCTCTGATAGCTGGGAAGACTCAATGCGACGTGCCTCCACGAGGACAGGGAGGGAAGCAACCCGGCAAGGTCCCTCCCCTCGCATGGCTAGGAGCCTCCCTCGACCCACTGAGTCTTCCTCCGTCTCCCAGCCTGAAGTCCACCGTCCCAAGACACCCCTGATGCTCCAGAGGAACACTTTGCCACCCTTCCTCCATCCAGTACAGCACAGTTTGGATCCCCGGCTGACCCAGACCTGGAGAAAATCTCAGTTTGCTTCCAAGCAGAAGCAGAGCGCTGCACAAAACATGGAGGCTCAAAATGGAGTGGCCAACCCAGTTAGCGTACAAAGCCAGGGGGGTCTGTTTTCAGCCAGGTCTTCTACACCGGTACGCTGCTACGTCCCCACCCAGAACATCCATCAAAACTCCAGGACACTTGATAAAACCATCCAGCCAACTGAGGGTGCTGGGAGTTCTCTACAGACTCTGGACTTTATTCGCACCTTTAGTCcaacaagacaggtgagaaatGAAGCCTTAGATCACCATAATGCCTCAACATTTTCCAAATGCACACCAAAGGACTGTTTGGTTGACCAGACCGTTCGATGGATGTCCACACCGTTTAACTACCAGACAACTTCCAAAAACATCTCCAAAGAGATGAGAAAAGATGGGTTGAGTAGCTCAGCACAGGATGCATTGAGCTTCCCCGTTGAACATGGGAATGCCATCgacagtgaaatattttgccAAAGTGTCACAGATCCaagtcactcacacattcagcACCAGGATTTTAAACAACTCCACAATAAAGGCAAAGAGGAGGATGACAGACAAGAAAACAGGAGATATGCCTTCACTCCTCAACCTATCAGCCCAGCACAGGAAGCCAGCTTGTACCGAAGTCTAGAACATGAGATTCTGGCCAACCTTCAGCTTCTTGACACAGACCTAGATGACAGCAGCAGTGAGGAAGATCCTGAAGATGGTGGCAGTGCAGAGAAAGTGACGACTGTCTCCAGAAGAGTCCCTCTTCCTCGTCCACATGATGCAGGTCTGCCCAGCTCAGGGTCCACAGCTCAAGTTGGAGcttcttccacccttgactccgGGGGAAATGTTTATGGCGCTGTTGTCGCCGAACTCCTGGAAGGGAAAAGTGTGCTAAGGAGCGTGGACATGGAGAGCTGGGTGGCCAAGCTCCCCAGCAAATCAGGAGATAGAATCCAGGTTCAGGATGCAGAGGTTAACGCAGGGTGGGTTAAGGGTTCCAAGCCCAGTACTTCAAGCTCCTGGTCTTCCCTGGCATCCAGCGTGAAATCTGACGATTTCCAAGATCCTAAAAAGTGTAGAAGCGATGCTGCCGATGCAAGACTTGAGGCACCTGAAGCCCCTGCATCTCTCACGGGCATGATCCAGGGTCCTGGTAAAGAAGGAAACCCCTCCTTCAAGCAGAACCGAACACTGAAGAAGCCAGAGAGGGTGCCTTCCATATATAAACTGAAGCTGCGGCCCAGAGTTCGACCCAGGTGCGACCACAGGCCTGAGAAGAAACCCTCCAAGATTCCGACCCCACTCTTCTACAGGAGAGGTCAGTCTGGCCGAAACTCACAAAGGGACAGAAGGCGAGGAGCACCAGTGGCTCCACTGGCTTGTTGGGAAAGCCCTGACTCACAGAAGGATGTGGAACCACCACTGAAGAGCCCAGTGACAAGGGTCTTCAGGGTGAAGAGAGCAACAGAGGAAATGCAGAGGGACCAAGAGCAAGAGAGCTGGGTTTAAAAGCCATCATGGTCGCATGAAATTTTACTTTGATAttgccacctcacagcagtTATGTCtcagtattttattaaaaaaaaaaaagaggcttcTGGCAAAAACCTAGCAGTAACAAAATAGCTGATACCACAATGCCGCAGCACACAAGGATATTCTCATTTTTTTGTAGCAGACTTTTTATAATTCTGAAATGTTTCGCAGATTTTGCCaagttttcagtcatttatttcGGCCTTGATTTTGCATGCAGAAATTAATATTGCGGCTCAAACTTTATCATAGCACGCTTTTTgtatttcatactttttctACGTCAAGCCTTCTTCGCATTATTTTCCCATGTGTCTCACGAGCCGCTTTTCCATTTGGGCAGGAGATCCCATCACAGCTGGGGAGCAGAACACAATGGAGTCGCTGAGGGTTTATTATCAGCCCCTGCCGGGCATCCCTCCATTTTCTGCCAAAGGGGTGTGGGGCACAGGAGCTACATGCCGTCGTCTCAACACAACCTGGCGCTTGGGTCTGGGCAATGCCGCAATACAGCATCCCATCGGGGGTGACACAAAGCCACCTAGTCCTTGTCGAGGAGCCACGTTCACGGAGATTGCAGGGGAAGGACGGTGCGGGAAACACAGCCCATTAGAGAGGCAGAATGTGGAAAGAGCTGCTTCTTAACCGTCGGCCACATGCAAATGATGGAAGCTTCAGGATAATGAAAACAATTCCTCACTGCAAAGTAGAtgacataaataaatggaatgaaTGACCAGAAATACCGTTCATGTTGTACTTTGGAACAAACCTGCGACTCTtccttttaattgcattttacttttattctaCCAGCAACGTGCTTGCCAGGACCTGGGGTTCGCTTTCCGACGAGCTTCTACGTGCCTGTTGACGGCTGCACTCTGCAGGCTTATAAATATCTCCCGGAATACGGCTGGAGAGACGGGTGCTGAGCTATTATTAGCATTATCAGAAATGCAGCCTGTCACACTACACTGGCTGCGCCGTGTCTGACTGCCTCCCCTCCTCCTGTCACGTTCCTGCGGTTTAAGGTGGAAAAGGGGGCCTCCAATTACCTGTGCGATCTGTGCGAGCGACGAGGACGGCTCAGACATCTTCCCTGCCAACGTCATTCTTTCAAGTTCATCCTTTATGAAAGGAATTGTAATGAACAGCATGTGCCCGACTGATAATGCGcattaaatgtgctttaatgtgttttaatgtgttttctcGAGTTTCAGCTAAAGCCAAGAGTTTAAAAATACTaggttttcaaaaatgaaatattaatatatctAGATGGATGCACACTGGCTGAACCGATTTTCCCGactggggtcacggcaaaccggagcctagcctggcaacacgggatgccagtccgccgcaaagcgccccaagcaggactcgaacccaggacccaacagagagcagcaccaccgcaccccctttagaTGGATACTagatatacaaataaattaggtgtttaaatttttaactaTTCTGcaacatccattcatccatccattcatccaatttcaatagGCTCTTGTCCTGAGTCATAGGCTGCgaggctgtgggggggggggtacacagtggacaggatgccagtccattgcaaggtagccacacacacacacacacacacacacacacacacacacacacacacacatacatgcacactgtcactcacccattcacatgcTAAGggcaattcacctgaactgc
Proteins encoded in this window:
- the gas2l2 gene encoding GAS2-like protein 2: MSTIEEATSRSIKPFRSSEEYLFAMKEDLAEWLRELYGISVWSHTFAEALETGSVLCQHANEVTRAARRFLQEHGTAQGPYMKLPAREVTFNHAAPRASFAARDNVSNFISWCRTEMGIADVLMFETEDLVLRKNEKNFVLCLLEVARRASRFGMAAPLLIRMEEEIEQEIHEDLHVPDEGKALPGAQRWASDFENLDEMVQHLVSRCTCPTQFPMVKVSEGKYRVGDSSTLIFVRILRNHVMVRVGGGWDTLEHYLDKHDPCRCTSLSHKQSRSGLQHPAAPVHGVMARVGQNGTQTTLLVSRLQSPPPPVCWSSSGPTQSVKPGSTSASLRHASSPEPGSRANMEPRPPTPSRARERTAMLSGRQPPSDSWEDSMRRASTRTGREATRQGPSPRMARSLPRPTESSSVSQPEVHRPKTPLMLQRNTLPPFLHPVQHSLDPRLTQTWRKSQFASKQKQSAAQNMEAQNGVANPVSVQSQGGLFSARSSTPVRCYVPTQNIHQNSRTLDKTIQPTEGAGSSLQTLDFIRTFSPTRQVRNEALDHHNASTFSKCTPKDCLVDQTVRWMSTPFNYQTTSKNISKEMRKDGLSSSAQDALSFPVEHGNAIDSEIFCQSVTDPSHSHIQHQDFKQLHNKGKEEDDRQENRRYAFTPQPISPAQEASLYRSLEHEILANLQLLDTDLDDSSSEEDPEDGGSAEKVTTVSRRVPLPRPHDAGLPSSGSTAQVGASSTLDSGGNVYGAVVAELLEGKSVLRSVDMESWVAKLPSKSGDRIQVQDAEVNAGWVKGSKPSTSSSWSSLASSVKSDDFQDPKKCRSDAADARLEAPEAPASLTGMIQGPGKEGNPSFKQNRTLKKPERVPSIYKLKLRPRVRPRCDHRPEKKPSKIPTPLFYRRGQSGRNSQRDRRRGAPVAPLACWESPDSQKDVEPPLKSPVTRVFRVKRATEEMQRDQEQESWV